The proteins below come from a single Dasypus novemcinctus isolate mDasNov1 chromosome 22, mDasNov1.1.hap2, whole genome shotgun sequence genomic window:
- the LOC101433864 gene encoding olfactory receptor 5A2-like encodes MDVKNQTTVREFIFLGFSSVPHPQLTLFLMFLIVYLLSLTGNALIIYIVLMESTLQTPMYIFLGNLAFLEIWYTTVTVPKLLTTCLSQVVTISVSGCITQFYFFFSMGAAECILLAVMAYDWYLAICSPLRYSVLMSVDICLQFSAGSWIGGFIAPVLPTILITQLNFCGPQKINHFFCDSDPIYKLSCSDTFLAEALGYTCSSVVILSSFLLTISSYGQIVVTIVRMSSQAAWKKTFSTCASHLTVVTIYYGTIIFAYVRPPATYNFNMWKVVSVIYCVVTPLVNPLIYTLRNKDVKKAFSNVLARRRLLLA; translated from the coding sequence ATGGatgtaaaaaaccaaacaacagtGAGGGAGTTCATTTTCCTTGGGTTTTCCAGTGTTCCCCATCCACAGCTCACATTATTTTTGATGTTTCTCATTGTGTACCTGCTCTCGCTCACAGGAAACGCTCTTATCATTTACATTGTTCTCATGGAATCCACACTCCAGACACCCATGTACATTTTCTTAGGAAATTTGGCCTTCTTAGAAATCTGGTACACCACAGTTACAGTGCCTAAACTGCTGACTACCTGCCTATCACAGGTTGTCACCATCTCTGTTTCGGGTTGTATAACCCAGTTCTACTTCTTTTTCTCCATGGGGGCTGCTGAGTGCATCCTGCTagctgtgatggcctatgactgGTACCTGGCGATATGTAGCCCTCTACGCTACTCAGTCCTCATGAGTGTTGATATTTGCCTACAGTtttcagctggatcttggattgGGGGCTTCATTGCCCCTGTCCTACCTACCATACTTATCACTCAACTCAACTTCTGTGGCCCCCAGAAGATCAATCATTTCTTTTGTGACTCAGACCCCATTTACAAACTGTCATGCTCAGATACATTCCTTGCAGAGGCCTTGGGTTATACATGTAGCTCTGTGGTGATTCTAAGTTCTTTCCTACTTACCATATCCTCCTATGGCCAAATTGTGGTCACAATAGTAAGAATGTCTTCCCAGGCAGCTTGGAAGAAAACTTTCTCCACCTGTGCTTCCCACCTCACGGTGGTCACCATCTATTATGGCACCATCATCTTTGCCTATGTCCGGCCTCCAGCCACGTACAATTTCAACATGTGGAAAGTGGTGTCAGTGATTTACTGTGTGGTCACCCCATTGGTAAATCCTCTCATCTACACCTTGAGAAACAAAGATGTGAAGAAAGCTTTCAGCAATGTTCTAGCACGAAGGAGATTGCTCTTGGCTTGA